A genomic segment from uncultured Desulfuromonas sp. encodes:
- a CDS encoding radical SAM protein has translation MHADLDRQRILLVHPLGYASAQAGHDVSRLANIMPPLGLASIAAYLLERGLQVYIIDCYARPDSDRAIRDYVRQHRPAWLGLSCTTSSFLDGVRIAELAREACPGLKVMAGGAHVSALKEKLLQDYPQLDALVVGEGEETLYQLVSASGDDYTEIAGVVCRNGAGEAVFSGYRDPALVLDDLPFPAYDKLQGFPEAYQLPIFNYPKAPNTSCISSRGCPYACSYCDRSVFRRTFRYNSADYLYRHMKHLRERYNIRHINFYDDQFTFHRQRVIDFCQRMIDEPLGMTFNCAIRAEHVDDELIGLMKRAGCWMMSLGIETGDPDLLAQHRQNPDLDMLANTIRLIKKHGIRVKGLMMVGLPGESEQSVRRSIDYILKLPIDDLNVAKFTPFPGSPLYENIHELGAFDEDWAKMDCMRFQFIPHGMSEEKLEELFLSFYKQHFRRNDVIWGYVTMLWKSPHSWGRFIRNLGGFLSFARKGKRLGDEG, from the coding sequence GTGCACGCTGATCTCGACCGTCAACGGATTCTGCTGGTCCATCCCCTCGGCTATGCCAGTGCCCAGGCCGGACACGACGTGTCGCGGCTGGCCAATATCATGCCGCCGCTGGGTCTGGCCAGTATTGCCGCCTATCTGCTGGAGCGCGGGCTGCAGGTCTATATCATCGACTGTTATGCGCGCCCCGATTCGGACCGGGCGATCCGGGATTATGTGCGTCAGCATCGTCCGGCGTGGCTGGGGTTGAGCTGCACCACGTCGAGCTTTCTCGATGGGGTGCGCATCGCTGAGCTGGCGCGCGAGGCCTGTCCCGGTCTCAAGGTGATGGCCGGTGGCGCCCATGTATCGGCGTTGAAAGAGAAACTATTGCAGGACTATCCCCAGCTCGATGCCCTGGTGGTCGGCGAAGGGGAGGAGACGCTGTATCAATTGGTGTCCGCTTCTGGCGACGACTACACAGAAATCGCCGGTGTGGTTTGTCGTAATGGGGCTGGTGAGGCGGTGTTCAGCGGCTATCGCGACCCGGCGTTGGTGCTCGATGATCTGCCGTTCCCGGCCTATGACAAGCTGCAGGGTTTTCCCGAAGCCTATCAGCTGCCGATTTTCAATTATCCCAAGGCACCCAACACCAGCTGTATTTCCAGCCGTGGTTGCCCGTATGCCTGTAGTTATTGTGATCGCTCGGTGTTCCGGCGCACGTTTCGCTATAACTCGGCGGATTATCTGTACCGCCACATGAAGCATCTGCGCGAGCGTTACAACATTCGCCATATCAACTTCTATGACGATCAGTTTACTTTTCATCGCCAGCGGGTGATCGACTTCTGTCAGCGGATGATTGATGAGCCGTTGGGCATGACCTTCAACTGCGCCATCCGCGCCGAACACGTTGATGATGAGCTGATCGGCCTGATGAAGCGGGCCGGTTGCTGGATGATGAGCCTTGGCATCGAAACCGGCGATCCCGATCTGCTGGCCCAGCATCGCCAGAATCCCGATCTCGACATGCTGGCCAACACCATCCGGCTGATCAAGAAGCACGGCATTCGTGTCAAGGGGCTGATGATGGTCGGGCTGCCCGGTGAAAGTGAACAGAGCGTGCGGCGCAGTATCGATTACATCCTCAAATTGCCCATTGATGATCTCAATGTGGCCAAGTTTACGCCGTTTCCCGGCTCGCCGTTGTACGAGAACATTCATGAACTGGGCGCGTTTGACGAGGATTGGGCGAAGATGGACTGCATGCGCTTTCAGTTTATTCCCCACGGTATGAGCGAGGAAAAGCTGGAAGAGCTGTTTTTGAGTTTTTACAAGCAGCACTTTCGCCGCAATGATGTGATCTGGGGCTATGTGACCATGCTATGGAAGTCGCCACACAGCTGGGGTCGGTTTATCCGCAACCTCGGCGGGTTCCTGTCCTTTGCCCGCAAAGGCAAACGGCTGGGGGATGAGGGGTGA
- a CDS encoding phosphopantetheine-binding protein translates to MTTKEKLKKILVEDLNLEDITPEEIADDEPLFGEGLGLDSLDAVELVVLVQKHFGVEIKDMEEGRPALQSINSLAEFIEKNQE, encoded by the coding sequence ATGACAACCAAGGAAAAACTCAAAAAGATTCTGGTTGAAGATCTCAACCTTGAAGATATCACTCCCGAAGAGATTGCTGATGATGAGCCGTTGTTTGGTGAAGGACTTGGACTGGACTCACTTGATGCGGTAGAGCTGGTGGTGCTGGTACAGAAACATTTCGGCGTCGAGATCAAAGACATGGAAGAAGGGCGTCCTGCCTTGCAATCAATTAACAGCCTGGCCGAATTTATCGAAAAAAATCAGGAGTAA
- a CDS encoding cobalamin-dependent protein (Presence of a B(12) (cobalamin)-binding domain implies dependence on cobalamin itself, in one of its several forms, or in some unusual lineages, dependence on a cobalamin-like analog.), with the protein MKMKLVYPRWAKLERQTEFHLPPHGPVVFAATVPDDVELSFTDENVQTLDFDEPADLIALSVMLTCQLPRAFEIADEYRKRGKTVMFGGIATTLHAEEVQQHADCVFIGEAEGRTEQVIRDFERGELKPVYNYLQQHPPIELVGTARRDILDRDCYNYRGVQMLDLVHASRGCKFKCFPCCTGYLGGQVFRPRPIDKVIAEMEAIPNNRMFIVDNSMAQDKQWLLDLFEAMKPLKKKWVSHPLLDDDDVLKAAADAGAWYVYQAVFDTSDVIRNRIKRLKEFGIGVEGTIILGTDDQSADDIRRLVDFLIEVELDVAEFTILTPFPHSPIRTQFEKEGRILDNGWGDYTADKVVFQPKQMSVDTLQELFYYAWDTFNADGGYQLKMGKLFKQVIAREMDDGTYRRYDTKRKRQFNLNRTAS; encoded by the coding sequence ATGAAAATGAAGTTGGTTTATCCGCGCTGGGCCAAGCTGGAACGACAAACCGAGTTTCACCTGCCGCCCCACGGACCCGTGGTGTTCGCCGCCACGGTTCCCGACGACGTTGAACTGAGCTTTACCGATGAAAACGTCCAGACCCTCGATTTCGATGAACCCGCCGATCTGATCGCGCTGTCGGTCATGCTCACCTGCCAGCTGCCGCGCGCTTTTGAAATTGCCGACGAATACCGCAAACGCGGCAAAACCGTCATGTTCGGCGGCATTGCCACCACTTTGCATGCCGAAGAAGTGCAACAGCACGCCGACTGTGTGTTCATCGGCGAGGCCGAAGGGCGCACCGAGCAGGTGATCCGCGACTTTGAGCGCGGCGAACTCAAGCCGGTGTACAACTATCTGCAACAGCATCCGCCCATCGAACTGGTGGGTACGGCGCGCCGCGACATCCTCGACCGCGACTGTTACAACTACCGTGGCGTGCAGATGCTCGATCTGGTTCATGCCTCACGCGGCTGCAAGTTCAAATGTTTCCCCTGTTGCACCGGTTATCTCGGTGGTCAGGTGTTCCGTCCGCGGCCCATCGACAAGGTGATCGCTGAAATGGAGGCGATTCCCAACAATCGCATGTTCATCGTCGACAACTCCATGGCTCAGGATAAACAGTGGTTGCTTGACCTGTTTGAAGCCATGAAGCCGCTGAAAAAGAAATGGGTGTCCCATCCGTTACTCGATGACGACGACGTACTCAAAGCGGCGGCCGATGCCGGAGCCTGGTATGTGTATCAGGCGGTGTTCGACACCTCGGACGTCATCCGCAACCGCATCAAGCGCCTCAAGGAGTTCGGTATTGGCGTCGAGGGCACCATCATCCTCGGTACCGACGATCAGAGCGCCGACGATATCCGCCGTCTGGTCGACTTCCTCATCGAAGTGGAGCTTGACGTCGCTGAGTTCACCATCCTCACGCCGTTCCCCCATTCGCCGATCCGCACTCAGTTTGAAAAAGAGGGGCGCATTCTCGATAATGGCTGGGGCGATTACACGGCCGACAAGGTGGTGTTCCAGCCCAAGCAGATGTCTGTGGATACTCTACAGGAGTTGTTTTATTACGCCTGGGATACCTTCAATGCCGACGGCGGCTATCAGTTGAAGATGGGCAAACTGTTCAAGCAGGTCATTGCCCGCGAGATGGACGACGGCACTTACCGGCGCTACGACACCAAGCGCAAGCGCCAGTTCAACCTGAACAGGACCGCATCATGA
- a CDS encoding lipid A biosynthesis acyltransferase has translation MTHAENQTERPLGSKLGYQAFYVMIRGGGRRAAYALLYFVVAFYILFRPQVRRSCRPYLTRRFPQAGPDALWWHGYRMVLDFGKVLVDRAVVGMLGPNQLNVTLHGREPLLEIRNRRQGMILMMSHVGCWQVAMSALNFLEEPVHMVMHQDDGSLERHYYEYAEQECPYRTIDPRGFLGGTLEMMGVLKQGMILAVMGDRLPPHDRNVVTVDFLGDPVALPFSAFQLASATGAPIVVMMTRKSAGDCYEMELIDEIRVPQGLGRKSESYRPYVQQYATALERYCRENPYQFYNFFDLWDKC, from the coding sequence ATGACACACGCGGAGAATCAGACCGAACGGCCCCTTGGCTCCAAGCTGGGCTATCAGGCCTTTTATGTGATGATCCGCGGTGGCGGACGACGGGCGGCCTATGCGCTGTTGTATTTTGTCGTCGCCTTTTATATTCTGTTTCGCCCCCAGGTGCGGCGCAGTTGTCGTCCGTACCTGACGCGCCGTTTTCCCCAGGCCGGACCGGATGCCCTGTGGTGGCACGGTTACCGCATGGTGCTCGATTTCGGCAAAGTGCTGGTGGACCGGGCCGTGGTCGGCATGCTCGGGCCGAACCAGCTCAACGTGACGTTGCATGGTCGTGAGCCGTTGCTGGAGATCCGCAACCGCCGTCAGGGGATGATTTTGATGATGTCCCATGTCGGCTGCTGGCAGGTGGCCATGTCCGCGCTCAATTTTCTCGAAGAGCCGGTGCACATGGTCATGCACCAGGACGACGGCAGCCTAGAACGGCACTATTACGAATATGCCGAGCAGGAATGCCCGTACCGCACCATTGATCCGCGTGGTTTCCTTGGCGGCACCCTGGAAATGATGGGGGTGTTGAAACAGGGCATGATCCTGGCGGTAATGGGCGATCGCTTGCCGCCCCATGATCGTAATGTGGTGACGGTGGATTTTCTCGGCGATCCCGTCGCATTACCGTTCAGTGCGTTTCAGCTGGCCTCGGCCACCGGCGCACCAATCGTGGTGATGATGACGCGCAAAAGCGCCGGTGATTGTTATGAGATGGAGCTGATTGACGAGATCCGTGTGCCGCAGGGGCTGGGACGTAAATCTGAGTCTTATCGGCCCTATGTCCAGCAGTATGCGACGGCGTTGGAACGCTATTGCCGGGAAAATCCGTATCAGTTTTATAATTTCTTTGATCTGTGGGATAAGTGTTAA
- a CDS encoding lipid biosynthesis B12-binding/radical SAM protein, with translation MSRVFLISSNISTDPYPVYPLGMAIVAGALDQAGHEVRQFDFLVYDQDSNRLREALEAFAPDVVCLSLRNIDNVDSFSSDANWYLADAKRLIDEIRTLKSMPIVVGGPAFSILPEEILAYLGADYGVVGEGEQAVPELIGKILRGEEVPAITCGSAPLQGHEMGQPLLVPEFVDYYQQHSGLINLQTKRGCPFKCVYCTYPGLEGHRFRPRPVEAVIEDLERLKRDHATSTVFFTDSIFNDPQGYHLQLAEEMVRRELDIRWCGFFRPQGLNREVLQLLKRAGLYAMEMGTDAGCDTTLAGLDKGFGFDEVLACQQAAVAEQVPCAHFIMFGGPNETPETVAEGLANIAQLEHCVVFAFSGIRILPKSRLLERAIADKVIEPGTSLIKPVYYFSPHIEVEAMNQMILDSFNGRRDRIFPPSDGQEKMAVMNNFGFKGILWDHLIRFNDSGRRRRRAR, from the coding sequence ATGAGTCGTGTCTTCCTGATCTCTTCCAATATTTCCACCGACCCGTATCCGGTCTATCCACTGGGCATGGCCATTGTTGCCGGTGCCCTGGATCAGGCTGGCCATGAGGTCAGGCAGTTCGATTTCCTGGTTTATGACCAGGATAGCAATCGGCTGCGCGAGGCATTGGAAGCGTTCGCCCCGGATGTCGTCTGTCTGTCGCTGCGTAATATCGATAATGTCGATTCGTTCAGCTCCGACGCCAACTGGTACCTGGCTGATGCCAAACGCTTGATCGACGAGATCCGCACGCTGAAATCAATGCCCATCGTCGTTGGTGGTCCGGCGTTTTCCATCCTGCCCGAGGAAATTCTCGCCTATCTCGGCGCTGATTACGGCGTGGTGGGTGAGGGGGAACAGGCCGTGCCGGAGCTGATCGGTAAAATCCTCCGTGGCGAGGAGGTCCCGGCCATCACCTGCGGTAGTGCACCGTTGCAGGGCCATGAAATGGGCCAGCCATTGCTGGTGCCTGAGTTCGTCGACTACTACCAGCAACACAGCGGCCTGATTAATCTGCAGACCAAGCGCGGCTGCCCGTTTAAATGCGTCTACTGTACCTATCCCGGTCTTGAAGGGCATCGCTTCCGGCCGCGTCCGGTGGAGGCGGTGATTGAGGATCTCGAACGCCTTAAACGCGATCATGCCACCAGCACCGTGTTTTTCACCGATTCCATTTTCAACGATCCGCAGGGCTATCATTTACAGCTTGCTGAAGAGATGGTGCGCCGCGAACTGGATATTCGCTGGTGCGGGTTTTTCCGGCCTCAGGGCTTGAACCGCGAGGTGCTGCAGCTGCTGAAACGTGCCGGTCTCTATGCCATGGAGATGGGTACCGATGCCGGGTGCGATACGACCTTGGCCGGGCTCGACAAGGGCTTTGGCTTTGACGAAGTGTTGGCCTGCCAGCAGGCGGCCGTGGCCGAACAGGTGCCGTGCGCCCATTTCATTATGTTCGGCGGGCCGAACGAGACGCCGGAGACGGTGGCTGAAGGGCTGGCCAACATCGCTCAACTTGAACATTGCGTGGTGTTCGCCTTTTCCGGCATCCGTATTCTGCCCAAGTCGCGGCTGTTGGAGCGGGCCATTGCCGACAAGGTGATCGAGCCCGGCACGTCTCTGATCAAACCCGTCTACTATTTCTCGCCGCACATTGAGGTGGAGGCGATGAATCAGATGATCCTCGATTCGTTCAATGGTCGGCGCGACCGGATTTTCCCGCCGTCGGACGGCCAGGAAAAGATGGCGGTGATGAACAATTTCGGGTTTAAGGGTATTTTGTGGGATCATTTGATCCGCTTTAATGATTCTGGCCGCAGGAGACGCCGTGCACGCTGA
- a CDS encoding beta-ketoacyl synthase N-terminal-like domain-containing protein yields the protein MSRYRMAGFGWVSSYGFGRGLCCGFEGFGPGPLPQIQRQDLFDKPDRRFGRMDAFSRLGLAGITLALQDANMDQWAQKRPVAILAETYSGCLETDGDYFTTVIPEHGALASPQLFAYTLSNTFLGEAALRFGLTGCCEVVNSCRCDGLAVLDNALDLLDNGEAEAVVVGFCDLDDCGVLQAPGSLFLVVDKTDNDTGLALERNDSGVLQLNEQPVNSAMDLLTRLKR from the coding sequence ATGAGCCGTTATCGCATGGCCGGATTCGGTTGGGTAAGCAGCTATGGTTTTGGCCGTGGCCTGTGCTGCGGCTTCGAAGGCTTCGGCCCCGGACCCCTGCCGCAAATCCAGCGTCAGGACCTGTTTGACAAGCCGGACCGCCGTTTTGGCCGCATGGACGCGTTCTCGCGCCTGGGCCTGGCCGGAATTACCTTGGCGTTGCAGGATGCCAACATGGACCAGTGGGCCCAGAAACGGCCGGTGGCCATTCTGGCCGAAACCTACAGTGGCTGCCTGGAAACGGATGGCGACTATTTCACCACGGTCATCCCCGAACACGGTGCCCTGGCCAGCCCGCAACTGTTCGCCTACACGCTGTCGAATACCTTCCTCGGCGAGGCAGCGCTACGCTTCGGCCTCACCGGTTGCTGCGAGGTCGTCAACAGCTGCCGCTGTGACGGCCTGGCCGTACTTGACAACGCCCTCGACCTGCTCGACAACGGCGAAGCCGAGGCCGTAGTCGTCGGCTTCTGCGACCTGGACGACTGCGGTGTCTTACAGGCCCCAGGCAGCCTGTTTCTAGTGGTGGATAAAACAGATAATGATACGGGATTGGCCCTGGAGCGCAATGATTCAGGCGTGCTGCAATTGAACGAACAGCCCGTGAACAGCGCCATGGACCTACTGACACGATTAAAGAGATAA
- a CDS encoding DUF2062 domain-containing protein, producing MRGDVVTEGTDRSHILVAIPVFNHAATLRDVVERCLQQHGQVLVVDDGSDDAVAPLIDDLPVTVLRHDLNKGKGQAILAAADYGKQQGMTHLIILDADGQHFPEDLPRFFAAIQQEPLAIHVGLRDFSAEDVPGSSRFGRQFSNFWLKVQTGHKLGDVQSGYRAYPLAVFDHLQFSDCRYSFEVEVLVKASWAGVPLRDVPIQVYYAPGKARVSHFNKLTDNLRLSWLNTRLCLRSIAPWPHKRLVKRQQPPFTWRRPLRSLHQLLAQNVSPARIGLAMAVGVLLGALPLIACHTVVTLFVAGFFGLNRYLAVAAGNLCMPPLVPALCIEVGYYLRHGQWLTDISLQTLGAQALERVYEWFLGSLLLGPLLAVIIGGSVYGVAIVLLGDMSKTMQDGCSEQVEP from the coding sequence ATGAGAGGTGACGTCGTGACCGAGGGGACAGACCGTTCGCACATCCTGGTGGCGATTCCGGTATTTAATCACGCCGCAACCTTGCGTGATGTGGTGGAGCGTTGTCTGCAACAGCACGGGCAGGTTCTGGTGGTGGATGACGGTAGTGACGATGCCGTAGCGCCGCTGATTGATGACCTGCCGGTGACGGTGCTGCGTCATGATCTGAACAAGGGCAAAGGCCAGGCGATCCTGGCCGCGGCTGACTATGGCAAACAGCAGGGCATGACGCATCTGATCATCCTTGATGCGGATGGTCAGCACTTTCCCGAGGATTTGCCCCGGTTTTTTGCTGCCATTCAGCAGGAACCGTTGGCCATTCATGTCGGCCTGCGCGATTTCAGTGCCGAAGATGTGCCGGGCAGCTCTCGCTTCGGTCGCCAATTTTCCAACTTTTGGCTCAAGGTACAGACCGGCCATAAGTTGGGGGATGTGCAGAGCGGCTACCGCGCTTATCCGCTGGCCGTGTTCGATCATCTGCAGTTCAGCGATTGTCGCTACTCGTTTGAGGTCGAGGTATTGGTCAAGGCCAGTTGGGCCGGAGTGCCGCTGCGGGACGTGCCGATTCAGGTCTATTACGCGCCGGGTAAAGCGCGGGTGTCGCACTTTAATAAGCTGACGGACAACCTGCGCTTGTCGTGGCTCAATACCCGCTTGTGCCTGCGTTCCATCGCGCCCTGGCCGCACAAACGGTTGGTGAAACGGCAGCAGCCGCCATTCACCTGGCGGCGACCGCTGCGTTCGTTGCACCAGCTGCTGGCGCAGAATGTGTCACCGGCGCGTATCGGTCTGGCCATGGCCGTCGGCGTATTGCTCGGCGCCTTGCCGCTGATCGCCTGTCATACGGTGGTGACGCTGTTCGTTGCCGGATTTTTCGGCCTCAACCGCTATCTGGCGGTGGCGGCCGGCAACCTGTGCATGCCGCCGCTGGTGCCGGCGCTGTGCATCGAAGTGGGGTATTATCTGCGCCACGGCCAATGGCTGACGGATATCTCTTTGCAAACGCTGGGTGCGCAAGCGTTGGAGCGCGTCTACGAGTGGTTTCTCGGTTCGTTGCTGCTGGGACCCTTGCTGGCCGTTATTATTGGCGGATCGGTTTATGGGGTTGCCATCGTTTTACTTGGCGACATGAGTAAAACCATGCAGGACGGATGTTCAGAGCAGGTTGAGCCATGA
- a CDS encoding acyl-CoA thioesterase, with amino-acid sequence MAKKGWFPTIEGAPPPLTLTVKRQVRFEEVDAVGIVWHGRYPSYFEDARVALGAHYGLGYMDFYAQGVVAPIKKLHLDYVQPLRFEEWFTIEGLWHWTEAARLNFEFILRNEAQQVVTRGYSVQMLLDSEHTILVVPPPFYQDFLRRWKEGTL; translated from the coding sequence ATGGCAAAAAAAGGCTGGTTTCCAACAATCGAAGGCGCACCACCTCCTCTGACTCTGACCGTCAAACGTCAGGTGCGTTTTGAAGAGGTCGATGCCGTGGGTATCGTCTGGCATGGCCGCTATCCAAGCTATTTTGAGGATGCCCGGGTGGCGCTGGGAGCGCATTACGGTCTCGGCTACATGGACTTTTATGCCCAGGGCGTGGTGGCGCCGATCAAAAAGTTGCATCTCGATTATGTTCAGCCGCTGCGCTTTGAAGAGTGGTTTACCATCGAGGGCTTATGGCACTGGACTGAAGCGGCGCGGTTGAATTTTGAATTTATTCTTCGCAATGAGGCACAACAGGTGGTGACCCGCGGCTACAGCGTGCAGATGCTGCTGGATAGCGAGCACACTATTCTGGTGGTGCCGCCGCCGTTTTATCAGGACTTTTTACGTCGTTGGAAAGAAGGAACACTGTGA
- a CDS encoding beta-ketoacyl-[acyl-carrier-protein] synthase family protein, with protein sequence MGNRIAVTGIGCLSAAGNTLDEAILSMLAGERHGGDPLRFTTTHADIYPVFSIADEFNQISEREMLRTSRLGLAAAGQALTQSGWSLETLRGLRVGVCMGTTVGSAMNNEPFYIGYRNGETPEMTPINCFLGSNPAAVISRHFGFSGPTQTIVNACSSGTDAIGLGTAWIQCGLCDVVLAGGADELCRTTYNGFASLQISSTKLCRPFDAERTGLNLGEGAGVLVLESDSSARHRGIAAQGYVLGYGSGTDGWHLTAPHPEGRGLKQALDEALRVSRVQPKQLGFINTHGTGTKDNDRVESLILREKLKGIPFHSTKGYTGHTLGAAGAIEAAFVLGFLQHGRIPASAGFTTKDEALGTVPVTGIYEFKETLALSESLAFGGNNAVLVFERGEVM encoded by the coding sequence ATGGGAAATCGCATTGCGGTGACCGGAATCGGCTGTCTCAGTGCAGCAGGGAATACCCTTGATGAAGCGATCCTGTCCATGCTGGCTGGAGAGCGTCATGGTGGGGATCCGCTTCGATTTACGACCACCCACGCCGATATCTATCCGGTATTTTCCATTGCCGATGAGTTCAATCAGATCAGTGAGCGAGAGATGTTGCGCACCAGCCGTCTGGGACTGGCTGCCGCCGGACAGGCCTTGACTCAGTCGGGCTGGTCTCTGGAGACCCTGCGTGGATTGCGTGTTGGCGTCTGTATGGGCACCACTGTGGGCAGTGCGATGAACAATGAACCTTTCTACATTGGTTATCGTAACGGTGAAACGCCTGAAATGACACCGATCAATTGTTTTCTCGGCAGCAATCCGGCTGCGGTGATCAGCCGTCATTTTGGTTTCAGCGGCCCGACTCAGACCATTGTCAATGCTTGTTCCTCCGGTACCGATGCCATCGGGCTAGGGACAGCCTGGATTCAATGCGGTCTGTGTGATGTGGTGCTGGCCGGCGGTGCGGATGAACTCTGTCGTACGACCTACAATGGTTTTGCTTCACTGCAGATCAGTTCAACAAAGCTGTGTCGTCCCTTTGATGCCGAACGCACGGGCCTGAATCTGGGCGAGGGGGCAGGAGTACTGGTGCTTGAATCCGATTCCAGTGCCCGTCACAGAGGTATCGCAGCACAGGGTTATGTCCTTGGCTATGGTAGCGGTACGGATGGCTGGCACTTGACGGCACCACATCCGGAAGGACGTGGACTTAAGCAGGCACTGGACGAGGCGTTACGTGTCAGTCGGGTCCAGCCAAAGCAACTTGGTTTTATCAACACCCATGGCACAGGGACCAAAGACAATGACCGGGTTGAAAGCCTGATCTTGCGTGAAAAACTCAAAGGGATTCCTTTCCATTCGACGAAAGGCTACACCGGCCATACTCTTGGCGCGGCTGGAGCGATTGAAGCAGCCTTTGTTCTTGGTTTCTTGCAGCATGGTCGTATTCCGGCCAGCGCCGGGTTCACGACAAAAGATGAAGCATTAGGCACAGTCCCTGTGACTGGGATCTATGAATTTAAGGAAACACTGGCGTTGTCCGAATCGCTGGCCTTTGGTGGCAATAATGCCGTGCTGGTCTTTGAACGTGGGGAGGTGATGTGA
- a CDS encoding beta-ketoacyl-[acyl-carrier-protein] synthase family protein, with amino-acid sequence MNTVVITHGCAVTGLGTSLETSWNALMAGETAIAAVDRFDTEHYLSKVAACVPGLTADASGSRLYPLLDQVLGQLPQLPEDTRLFTATTKGAIDLLETGRRAGQEAAQLQASLPVAMTRWVAQRLGLTDPGQNINAACASSTQAIARGASLIAHGRACCVVVVCADLVSEFVLSGFSALQAVSRFPSRPFDVERSGLTLGEGAAAIVLMDEELAKQNGLATDIQLCGWGIANDANHITAPARDGCGLILAVEQALQCAGLTADQVAAISAHGTGTVYNDMMELTAFQALFGDRQLPINSIKGALGHTLGAAGGLEVALGIPALRERSLPPTCGLVKAEPLAGERIKNRAQSFEGEVLLSTNSGFGGVNAALLLKRRDA; translated from the coding sequence GTGAACACCGTTGTCATCACTCACGGCTGCGCGGTGACTGGGTTAGGAACGAGCCTAGAAACCAGTTGGAACGCCCTGATGGCGGGCGAGACGGCCATTGCCGCCGTGGACCGTTTCGATACCGAACATTATCTGTCCAAAGTGGCGGCCTGTGTGCCCGGGCTGACTGCCGATGCCAGCGGGTCGCGGCTTTATCCGTTGCTCGATCAGGTGCTTGGCCAGCTTCCGCAGCTGCCCGAGGATACCCGGTTGTTCACCGCCACCACCAAGGGGGCCATCGACCTGTTGGAAACCGGTCGACGTGCCGGGCAGGAGGCCGCGCAACTGCAGGCCAGCCTGCCGGTGGCCATGACTCGCTGGGTAGCGCAACGGCTGGGATTAACCGATCCGGGGCAGAACATCAACGCGGCCTGCGCCTCGTCCACCCAGGCCATTGCCCGGGGGGCCTCACTGATTGCCCATGGCCGGGCATGCTGTGTTGTGGTGGTGTGCGCCGATCTGGTCAGTGAATTTGTTTTATCCGGGTTCTCCGCGTTACAAGCGGTGTCGCGTTTTCCCAGTCGTCCGTTCGATGTCGAGCGCAGCGGCCTGACCTTGGGCGAAGGCGCCGCAGCCATCGTGCTGATGGATGAGGAGCTGGCCAAACAAAACGGTCTGGCCACGGATATTCAACTGTGTGGCTGGGGCATTGCCAATGACGCCAATCACATTACCGCGCCGGCCCGTGACGGCTGCGGGCTGATCCTGGCCGTGGAGCAGGCGCTGCAGTGTGCCGGACTGACTGCCGACCAAGTGGCGGCCATCAGCGCCCACGGCACCGGTACGGTGTACAACGACATGATGGAGCTGACCGCATTTCAGGCGCTGTTCGGTGACCGGCAGCTGCCGATCAACTCGATCAAAGGAGCCTTGGGCCACACTCTGGGTGCGGCTGGCGGCTTGGAGGTCGCTCTGGGAATTCCGGCCTTGCGGGAACGAAGTCTGCCGCCCACCTGCGGATTGGTAAAGGCTGAACCATTGGCGGGTGAACGGATCAAGAACAGGGCGCAATCGTTCGAAGGCGAGGTGCTGCTGTCAACCAACTCCGGCTTTGGCGGTGTCAACGCCGCCCTGTTGCTGAAACGGAGGGACGCATGA